Proteins encoded together in one Aminipila butyrica window:
- a CDS encoding tRNA (adenine(22)-N(1))-methyltransferase translates to MKLSDRLQTIADLIEQGETVADVGTDHGFLPIYLWESKKSPRVILADISKGSLQKARDNVYRQDYSPEVLKEHFDFRLGDGIQVLADGEVDTVVLAGMGGLLMCDILAQDMEKTRSVKTFIFQPRNNPGKLRWWLLHNGFVIKEEKLVREGRYICEIICAQVSVDSGGADKQPRNGEGQLDSLSDDQRLEAKKEAEHIKYEISESILMTNGSLAREFAEKKLKKEKDILIQMKKAAIINQERLIQTEERVNYLENLLKNAKDRGI, encoded by the coding sequence ATGAAATTATCTGATCGATTACAGACCATTGCCGACCTTATAGAACAGGGAGAAACCGTGGCTGACGTTGGTACTGACCACGGTTTTTTGCCGATTTATCTATGGGAAAGCAAGAAAAGTCCCCGGGTTATCTTGGCGGACATCAGCAAGGGATCTCTACAAAAAGCTAGGGACAATGTTTACAGACAAGACTATTCCCCGGAGGTGCTGAAAGAACACTTTGATTTTAGGCTGGGAGATGGGATTCAGGTGCTGGCAGATGGAGAAGTAGATACGGTAGTACTGGCTGGTATGGGAGGGCTTCTCATGTGTGATATCCTGGCACAGGATATGGAAAAGACCAGAAGTGTGAAGACCTTTATTTTTCAGCCCCGCAATAATCCAGGAAAGCTCCGCTGGTGGCTGCTGCACAACGGCTTTGTCATCAAAGAAGAGAAGCTGGTGCGAGAAGGGCGGTATATCTGTGAGATTATCTGCGCCCAAGTAAGCGTTGATTCAGGGGGAGCAGATAAACAGCCAAGGAACGGCGAAGGGCAGCTGGATTCGCTTTCTGACGACCAAAGGTTAGAGGCAAAAAAGGAAGCCGAACATATAAAATATGAGATTTCTGAATCAATACTTATGACTAATGGTTCATTGGCTCGAGAATTTGCAGAAAAGAAGCTGAAAAAAGAGAAAGATATACTAATTCAGATGAAAAAAGCCGCCATTATAAATCAAGAACGGCTGATTCAGACGGAAGAACGAGTAAATTACCTGGAAAACTTATTGAAAAATGCAAAAGATAGGGGGATTTGA
- the rpoD gene encoding RNA polymerase sigma factor RpoD: MEKRDFVQALADKAKAKGSISFREVADYLEGIDLNKDQMDEIYDSLTAMGIEIVSEVDPEDFELLSIEQDENDDVEIIPASEDSSEIDLEATLPKGIAVDDPVRMYLKEIGKVPLLSADEEIELAKKMEQGDEEAKKRLCEANLRLVVSIAKRYVGRGMLFLDLIQEGNLGLIKAVDKFDWRKGYKFSTYATWWIRQAITRSIADQARTIRIPVHMVETINKLIRISRQLLQEYGREPSPEEIAKEMDISEEKVREILKIAQEPVSLETPIGEEEDSHLGDFIPDDDVPAPAEAAAFSMLKEQLVEVLDTLTDREQKVLKLRFGLEDGRARTLEEVGKRFDVTRERIRQIEAKALRKLRHPSRSKKLKDYLE, translated from the coding sequence ATGGAAAAGAGGGACTTTGTCCAAGCCCTGGCAGATAAAGCGAAAGCAAAGGGCTCCATATCTTTTAGAGAAGTAGCCGACTATTTGGAGGGGATTGACTTAAACAAGGATCAGATGGATGAAATCTATGATTCACTCACCGCTATGGGGATTGAAATTGTTTCAGAGGTGGATCCGGAAGATTTTGAACTTCTTTCTATTGAACAGGATGAAAATGACGATGTGGAGATTATTCCGGCATCGGAAGACTCCAGCGAGATTGATCTGGAGGCGACCTTGCCAAAAGGCATCGCTGTAGACGATCCGGTACGAATGTATTTAAAAGAAATCGGTAAGGTACCGCTGCTTTCTGCTGATGAGGAAATCGAACTGGCCAAGAAGATGGAACAAGGTGACGAAGAAGCTAAAAAGCGGCTTTGTGAGGCCAATTTGCGGCTGGTAGTCAGCATTGCCAAGCGCTATGTAGGACGAGGCATGCTGTTTCTCGACTTGATTCAGGAGGGTAATCTAGGTCTGATTAAGGCCGTAGATAAGTTTGACTGGAGAAAAGGTTATAAGTTCAGCACCTATGCCACTTGGTGGATTCGTCAGGCTATCACTCGGTCCATTGCCGATCAGGCCAGAACCATCCGTATCCCTGTGCACATGGTGGAGACGATTAACAAGCTGATTCGAATTTCCAGACAGCTTCTTCAGGAATATGGCAGAGAGCCGTCTCCAGAGGAAATTGCCAAGGAGATGGATATTTCCGAGGAAAAGGTTCGAGAAATTTTAAAAATTGCTCAAGAGCCCGTGTCTTTGGAAACTCCTATCGGAGAAGAAGAGGACAGCCATTTAGGAGACTTTATCCCGGATGATGATGTGCCGGCACCGGCAGAGGCTGCCGCCTTCTCCATGTTGAAGGAACAACTGGTGGAAGTGCTGGACACCTTGACCGATCGAGAGCAGAAGGTATTGAAATTGAGATTTGGTCTGGAAGATGGCCGGGCTAGAACCCTGGAGGAGGTAGGCAAGCGTTTTGATGTGACCAGAGAGCGGATTCGGCAGATTGAAGCCAAGGCTCTGAGAAAGCTGCGTCATCCGTCCAGGAGTAAAAAGCTGAAAGATTACCTGGAATAA